A window of the Desulfobacula toluolica Tol2 genome harbors these coding sequences:
- a CDS encoding TIGR01212 family radical SAM protein (This family includes YhcC from E. coli K-12, an uncharacterized radical SAM protein.) codes for MDKKKRYSDYNTYLRNLFGQRVQKITVDAGLSCPNRDGVLSRAGCIYCNAKGSGSGLFAKGLSIKEQIESGKIGMIKKYKAKKFLAYFQSYSNTYTTCAHMKQLYDEALACEGMVGMAIGTRPDCVDAEKLDLIESYARDYLVWLEYGLQSVHDATLKFINRGHTYKDFCDAVQLTRGRGINICTHVILGLPGEDKNMMLETAKILADSGINGVKIHLLYVIKGTELDNLWQKGGYTPMEQKEYVETVCDFLELLPDQIIIQRITGDPHSDELRAPMWAGRYRETFNMIQHTLEQRDSFQGMKYNP; via the coding sequence ATGGATAAAAAGAAGAGGTATTCGGATTATAATACCTATCTGAGAAACTTGTTTGGTCAACGGGTGCAGAAAATTACGGTTGATGCTGGATTGTCATGTCCCAACCGGGATGGGGTGCTGTCCCGTGCAGGGTGTATTTATTGTAATGCAAAGGGATCTGGTTCCGGATTGTTTGCCAAAGGCCTTTCCATAAAGGAGCAGATCGAATCAGGCAAGATCGGAATGATAAAAAAATATAAGGCCAAAAAATTTCTGGCGTATTTTCAATCCTATTCAAATACCTACACCACCTGTGCCCACATGAAACAATTGTATGATGAAGCGCTCGCCTGCGAAGGCATGGTGGGAATGGCCATCGGCACCCGGCCTGACTGCGTTGATGCTGAAAAACTGGATCTGATCGAATCTTATGCCAGAGATTACCTGGTCTGGCTTGAATACGGGCTTCAATCCGTTCATGATGCCACATTGAAATTCATTAACCGGGGACATACTTATAAGGATTTTTGTGATGCCGTCCAATTAACCCGGGGCAGGGGTATCAATATCTGCACCCATGTAATCCTGGGGCTTCCAGGAGAAGATAAAAATATGATGCTGGAAACTGCAAAAATATTGGCGGACAGCGGCATTAACGGGGTAAAAATCCATCTGTTGTATGTTATCAAAGGGACTGAACTGGATAATCTTTGGCAAAAGGGCGGCTATACACCGATGGAACAGAAAGAATACGTGGAAACAGTGTGTGATTTCCTGGAATTGCTGCCGGATCAGATCATTATCCAGCGGATCACCGGAGACCCCCACTCGGATGAATTAAGGGCACCCATGTGGGCGGGCAGGTACAGGGAAACTTTTAATATGATTCAGCATACCCTTGAGCAGAGAGATTCTTTTCAGGGGATGAAATATAATCCTTAG
- a CDS encoding FAD:protein FMN transferase, whose translation MGTFYTIKFISRNKESLSLWKNKVDTRLKEVNKKLSMYDPKSEISLFNSHEINKPVNISLDFFSILLTAKEIYHLTGGSWDGTVKPLVDLWGFGTKKRTGNVPGADTIRQVLSETGFNHISLKKPHTIVKQKSVTLDLGSIAKGYGVDAIAKLFTSSGIHDVLVEIGGELYASGKNLNGQSWSVGISRPDKNYAHQGLYKIIRLNNQAIATSGNYRNFFEADGKTFSHIIDPKTGYPATSQIVSASVISKDCTFADGLATALMIMDIQEGLKLVNRLGQTECLIIQKKGQTLVTHASENFDDFLVP comes from the coding sequence ATGGGAACTTTTTACACAATAAAATTTATCTCCCGCAACAAAGAATCTCTCTCCTTATGGAAAAACAAGGTGGATACCCGTCTTAAAGAGGTAAACAAAAAGCTGTCAATGTATGATCCAAAAAGTGAGATTTCCCTTTTTAACAGTCATGAAATTAACAAACCTGTGAACATCTCTTTGGATTTTTTTTCCATCCTTTTAACGGCAAAAGAAATATACCACCTGACCGGCGGATCATGGGACGGAACAGTAAAGCCCCTGGTTGACCTGTGGGGATTTGGAACAAAAAAACGAACCGGCAATGTTCCAGGTGCTGACACCATACGCCAGGTGTTATCAGAAACCGGGTTTAACCACATCAGCCTCAAAAAACCGCACACCATTGTTAAGCAAAAATCTGTTACCCTTGATCTTGGTTCTATTGCAAAAGGATATGGGGTGGACGCCATTGCAAAACTGTTTACGTCATCCGGCATCCATGATGTTCTTGTGGAAATAGGCGGAGAACTTTATGCATCAGGCAAGAACCTGAACGGGCAATCCTGGTCGGTAGGCATCAGCAGACCTGATAAAAATTATGCTCACCAGGGATTATATAAAATTATCCGCCTGAACAACCAGGCTATTGCCACCAGTGGTAATTACAGAAATTTTTTTGAAGCAGACGGAAAAACCTTTTCCCATATTATTGATCCCAAAACAGGGTATCCGGCAACCAGCCAAATCGTTTCAGCATCCGTCATCTCAAAAGACTGCACCTTTGCCGACGGACTTGCCACAGCCCTTATGATCATGGACATACAAGAGGGACTCAAGCTTGTTAACCGCCTTGGGCAAACCGAATGCCTGATCATTCAAAAAAAAGGTCAAACCCTTGTCACCCATGCTTCTGAAAACTTTGATGATTTTCTGGTTCCTTAA
- a CDS encoding RNA-binding S4 domain-containing protein, whose amino-acid sequence MKNKKTDNSVKSDGSKKFHIKDILFLFLVFIIWFLFVMQDPCAWDQVMSVNGKKLLNCDKRIKMEKRVVNIKTEFVELYKILKFENLAASGGEAKYLINDGFVRVNGSVETRKRKKIVPGDIIETGGVIIEIHMQQQQSR is encoded by the coding sequence TTGAAAAATAAAAAAACAGACAATAGCGTAAAAAGTGATGGTTCTAAAAAATTTCATATCAAAGATATCCTTTTCCTTTTTTTAGTATTCATTATATGGTTCCTGTTTGTAATGCAAGATCCTTGTGCATGGGATCAGGTGATGTCTGTTAATGGAAAAAAATTATTGAATTGTGATAAAAGAATAAAAATGGAAAAAAGAGTAGTTAACATAAAAACTGAATTTGTTGAATTGTATAAGATCTTAAAGTTTGAAAATCTCGCAGCCAGTGGCGGGGAAGCCAAATATTTGATAAATGACGGCTTTGTGCGAGTGAACGGAAGTGTTGAAACAAGAAAACGCAAAAAAATAGTTCCGGGTGATATAATCGAAACAGGTGGTGTTATCATTGAAATTCATATGCAACAACAGCAGTCAAGATAA
- a CDS encoding RNA methyltransferase, producing the protein MDTFGFTKKKLLSIPLETRHKHMINWLSGFYQKLTTNRINRTSLDLFIRQYNQILDWTGMTPFIAPDTGTARLWIESISDRIQYHRSATGKTVRDHDLLKRVKTNDLSRAVNQIDLDCHVALDGLRSLFNVGSIFRTCEAAGFNSVILGNTPGKEHPGVRKTAMGAHEWIEQEKVEDLAQALIEKKAKGFQIIGVETIAGARPFHEVSWEKKTIVVFGNEEYGISSHVMAACDAFAYIPMFGKKNSINVANAVAVICFQMASTIP; encoded by the coding sequence ATGGATACGTTTGGATTTACAAAAAAAAAGCTGCTGTCGATTCCCCTTGAAACCCGGCACAAGCATATGATCAACTGGTTATCCGGTTTTTATCAGAAATTAACCACCAATCGGATCAACCGGACTTCTTTGGATCTGTTTATACGCCAATACAACCAAATCCTTGACTGGACCGGAATGACGCCGTTTATTGCGCCAGACACCGGCACTGCAAGATTGTGGATTGAAAGTATTTCAGACAGGATTCAATATCACCGGTCTGCCACAGGCAAAACAGTCCGCGATCATGATTTACTAAAAAGGGTTAAAACAAATGATTTGTCCCGAGCTGTGAATCAAATTGATCTTGATTGCCATGTAGCACTGGATGGTTTAAGGAGCCTTTTTAATGTGGGGTCCATTTTCAGGACCTGTGAAGCTGCCGGATTTAACTCCGTGATTCTCGGAAATACCCCGGGCAAAGAACATCCGGGGGTTCGAAAAACCGCCATGGGGGCTCATGAATGGATTGAACAGGAAAAAGTGGAAGATCTTGCCCAGGCACTTATTGAAAAAAAAGCAAAAGGATTCCAGATCATTGGTGTTGAAACCATTGCAGGTGCCCGTCCTTTTCATGAGGTTTCATGGGAAAAAAAAACCATTGTTGTGTTTGGTAATGAAGAATATGGTATTTCATCCCATGTCATGGCGGCATGTGATGCGTTTGCTTATATTCCAATGTTTGGCAAAAAAAACTCCATCAATGTTGCCAATGCCGTAGCTGTTATATGTTTTCAGATGGCAAGCACAATCCCTTAA
- a CDS encoding class I SAM-dependent methyltransferase, which translates to MESNIKDHYNSDNLTQKIETALIKAKKELSPIGLKELSPIDQLHTGGARATIDLFKKASLNSNALLLDAGCGIGGSSRLLAQQFNCRVIGVDLADQFINAANFLTRITGLENSVSFQQGSVLDLPFEDSTFDVVLCQHLLMNIENKSTVIKEFSRVLKQDGKLILHEITKGENDTLLYPVPWAGKASISFLESRDIIFAMLEKHGFKTRLYSDETLAAESWWEKVKAVSPRKTPLPESLSPGIIFGDNAKLFGKNMLANFKNNAICLVEAVLKKS; encoded by the coding sequence ATGGAATCAAATATAAAAGACCACTATAATTCAGACAATCTGACTCAAAAAATAGAAACCGCATTAATCAAAGCAAAAAAAGAACTTTCACCCATTGGATTAAAAGAGCTTTCCCCCATCGATCAGCTCCATACCGGCGGTGCCCGCGCCACCATTGATTTGTTCAAAAAGGCCAGCCTGAATTCCAATGCTTTGTTGCTTGATGCCGGTTGCGGAATTGGCGGTTCCTCCAGGCTTCTTGCCCAACAGTTTAATTGCCGGGTTATCGGCGTTGATCTGGCAGACCAGTTTATCAATGCTGCAAACTTTTTAACCCGGATTACCGGACTTGAAAACTCAGTTTCATTTCAGCAGGGTTCTGTTCTTGATCTGCCTTTTGAAGACAGCACATTTGATGTTGTTTTATGTCAGCATCTGCTCATGAATATTGAAAACAAATCTACCGTTATCAAAGAATTTTCCAGAGTTTTAAAACAGGATGGAAAGCTGATATTACATGAAATTACCAAGGGGGAAAACGATACGCTTCTTTATCCGGTTCCCTGGGCCGGGAAAGCTTCCATATCATTTCTTGAGTCCCGGGATATCATCTTTGCCATGCTTGAAAAACACGGCTTTAAAACACGGTTATATTCGGATGAAACCCTCGCTGCAGAGTCATGGTGGGAAAAAGTCAAGGCTGTATCTCCCCGAAAAACGCCTTTACCCGAATCATTAAGTCCCGGCATTATTTTTGGTGATAATGCAAAATTATTCGGCAAAAACATGCTTGCAAATTTTAAAAACAATGCCATCTGTCTTGTTGAAGCTGTTTTAAAAAAGAGCTGA
- a CDS encoding helix-turn-helix domain-containing protein, with product MEKKDIPHINVDYFENLTGNIKNGETGDVEEVGKRIKELREERGISIEDLSHLTGFEVSKLQNIESGLEKPQLGTVMKLSKALDSAMGRLASNIGNKLYSITRKDERKEISRCASKTGKSNVYSYMSLAPEVQGRHMEALIVQLEKKQDQEGSIHNGEEFIFVLEGIINLVIGKDTYDLEPGDSAYYLSTTSHVLTAKTDKATILAVLYE from the coding sequence ATGGAAAAAAAGGATATCCCCCATATCAATGTAGACTATTTTGAAAATCTCACCGGAAATATTAAAAACGGAGAAACAGGCGATGTGGAAGAGGTTGGAAAACGCATCAAAGAACTCAGGGAAGAGCGGGGTATTTCCATTGAAGATCTTTCCCATCTTACGGGATTTGAAGTCTCCAAGCTTCAAAACATTGAAAGCGGCCTGGAAAAACCACAGCTTGGAACTGTGATGAAATTGTCAAAGGCTCTGGATTCCGCAATGGGCAGGCTGGCATCAAACATTGGGAACAAACTGTATTCCATCACAAGAAAAGATGAAAGAAAAGAGATTTCCCGTTGCGCTTCAAAAACCGGTAAAAGCAATGTTTATTCTTACATGAGCCTGGCCCCTGAAGTCCAGGGCCGTCACATGGAAGCATTGATCGTACAATTGGAAAAAAAACAGGATCAGGAAGGCTCAATCCATAACGGGGAAGAATTTATTTTTGTTCTTGAAGGGATTATCAACCTGGTTATTGGAAAAGACACCTATGATCTTGAACCAGGCGACAGTGCCTACTACCTGTCCACCACATCCCATGTTCTTACTGCAAAAACTGATAAAGCCACCATACTTGCCGTGTTGTATGAATAA
- a CDS encoding beta/alpha barrel domain-containing protein, with product MTEYDYWKIFPRMPRKVTIGDITVRDGFQHLEKFISTPAKITYLEELIFAGCRNIEVTNLGNPRLMPQFSDAEELLAHLRSDHFISRANKKGINMDDVVLTAITIREPSVDRAIELKKRGVGPDRVLMMVSTEEQHHFANSGTTLPDYWKEAERCIKKCTNAGIKMCGTVSTIWGSPIGGATDLKDAVAFTKHWLSIGASDIEHADHDGSASAAEVFRYFSMILDEIPDTSLHIAHFHETKRVAAASVLAALQAGICHFEATLGGLGGQPANFMDDRPIKGTGDYYYDDERYVGLVCLEDTLVQIDEMGIEHGYDIDRILWLGKQLEKTVGTRLRSEAVINGRTLKQGHMQYARPGLDKLKKKLGEKPNQNFPG from the coding sequence ATGACTGAATATGATTACTGGAAAATATTTCCAAGAATGCCCAGAAAAGTAACCATCGGTGATATTACGGTAAGAGACGGATTTCAGCATCTTGAAAAATTTATTTCCACGCCTGCCAAAATCACCTATCTTGAAGAATTAATTTTTGCAGGATGCCGCAACATTGAAGTCACCAACCTGGGAAATCCCAGACTCATGCCCCAGTTCAGTGATGCCGAAGAACTTCTGGCTCACCTGAGAAGTGATCATTTTATCAGCCGGGCAAATAAAAAAGGCATTAATATGGATGATGTTGTATTGACGGCCATTACCATCCGGGAACCTTCTGTTGACAGGGCCATTGAACTCAAAAAAAGAGGTGTCGGTCCTGACAGGGTATTGATGATGGTCTCAACTGAAGAACAGCACCATTTTGCCAATTCAGGCACCACCCTGCCCGATTATTGGAAAGAAGCAGAAAGATGCATAAAAAAATGCACAAACGCAGGCATCAAGATGTGCGGTACGGTCAGCACCATCTGGGGAAGTCCCATTGGCGGGGCAACCGACTTAAAGGATGCCGTGGCATTCACCAAGCACTGGCTGTCAATCGGAGCCTCCGACATTGAGCATGCCGATCACGACGGATCTGCCTCGGCTGCAGAAGTTTTTCGATATTTTTCCATGATCCTTGATGAAATACCGGATACCAGCCTTCACATTGCCCATTTTCATGAAACAAAAAGAGTGGCTGCAGCATCCGTTCTTGCAGCGCTTCAAGCAGGCATCTGCCATTTTGAAGCCACCCTTGGCGGTCTTGGCGGACAACCTGCCAACTTCATGGATGACAGGCCCATCAAGGGCACGGGCGATTATTATTATGATGATGAACGATATGTGGGACTGGTTTGCCTTGAAGATACCCTTGTACAAATTGATGAAATGGGTATAGAACATGGATACGATATTGACAGAATCCTGTGGCTGGGAAAACAGTTGGAAAAGACAGTAGGCACAAGGTTGAGAAGTGAGGCCGTAATCAACGGCAGAACCCTGAAGCAGGGCCATATGCAATATGCCAGACCCGGACTTGACAAACTAAAGAAAAAACTGGGGGAAAAACCAAATCAGAATTTCCCCGGATAA
- a CDS encoding enoyl-CoA hydratase-related protein, producing the protein MSTKDHLLVEEKNQAVILTMNRPEVMNCFNFNLLHLIREQVDALHYRNDVRAVIITGAGKKAFCTGADLKERATLSPDGVKKFVLTIRNLLTTIQHLPMPVICAVNGLALGGGTEFMLASDMRIASKNAVMGLTETRLAIIPGAGGTQRLPRLIGVAKAKEMIFTGRKVDAKEALEIGLVNKVTPPESLMDECMKLLAMICETGPIAVEMAKYAIDKGIETDLATGLAIESNAYRVTIPTEDRTEGFTAFNEKRKPRYKGR; encoded by the coding sequence ATGAGTACAAAAGACCATCTTCTGGTGGAAGAAAAAAACCAGGCGGTTATCCTGACCATGAATAGACCTGAAGTGATGAATTGTTTTAATTTCAATCTGTTGCACCTGATCAGGGAACAGGTTGACGCGCTGCACTATCGAAATGATGTCAGGGCCGTAATTATTACAGGTGCGGGCAAAAAAGCCTTTTGTACAGGTGCTGACTTAAAAGAAAGAGCAACCCTGTCACCTGACGGAGTAAAAAAATTTGTTCTCACCATCAGAAACCTTTTGACCACAATCCAACATTTGCCCATGCCGGTGATCTGTGCCGTTAACGGGCTTGCCCTTGGCGGAGGCACGGAATTCATGCTGGCATCCGACATGCGCATTGCATCCAAAAACGCAGTCATGGGATTGACAGAGACAAGACTTGCCATCATCCCGGGAGCCGGCGGCACCCAGCGTCTGCCAAGGCTCATTGGAGTGGCAAAGGCCAAGGAGATGATCTTTACCGGCAGAAAGGTGGATGCCAAAGAAGCACTTGAAATCGGCCTGGTCAACAAGGTCACCCCCCCTGAAAGCCTCATGGACGAATGCATGAAGCTTTTGGCCATGATTTGTGAAACCGGTCCCATTGCAGTTGAAATGGCCAAATATGCTATTGACAAAGGCATTGAAACCGACCTTGCAACAGGACTTGCCATAGAATCCAATGCCTACAGGGTTACCATCCCAACTGAGGACAGAACCGAAGGTTTTACAGCATTTAATGAAAAAAGAAAGCCCCGTTACAAAGGCAGATAA
- a CDS encoding acyl-CoA dehydrogenase family protein, translating into MDFDLTNEQKMIRKEVRKFAQKEIAPIAGELDEKEEFSEALTRKMGEIGLFGMFVSEEYNGQAMDYISYIIGVEEIARIDGSQAATIAAGNSLGIGPIYYFGTKEQKQKYLPKLCAGKGLWGFGLTEPTAGSDAGGSKTTAVLDGNEWVINGSKIFITNAACDMTMGVTVQAITGTRGNGKPEYSCILVETGTPGFKAVTMKKKFMWRASNTAELYFDDVRVPKENILGKKGDGFHQMLATLDGGRLSIGAMGLGGAQGAYELGLKYARTREQFGQPISKFQAIAFKLADCAMEIECARNLLYKACWLKSNNRPFEKEAAMGKLYCSEVMSRVVDHAVQIHGGYGLMKEYDVERFYRDQKLLEIGEGTSEVQRIVISRYIGC; encoded by the coding sequence GTGGATTTTGACCTTACCAACGAGCAAAAAATGATCCGTAAGGAAGTTAGAAAGTTTGCCCAAAAAGAGATTGCGCCCATTGCAGGAGAGCTTGACGAAAAAGAAGAATTTTCCGAAGCCCTCACTCGAAAAATGGGCGAAATCGGTCTTTTCGGCATGTTTGTTTCAGAAGAATATAACGGCCAGGCAATGGACTATATTTCATACATTATCGGCGTTGAAGAAATCGCAAGAATTGACGGTTCTCAGGCTGCCACAATTGCAGCAGGCAATTCACTGGGCATAGGCCCGATCTACTATTTCGGGACCAAAGAGCAAAAACAAAAATATCTGCCCAAGCTTTGTGCAGGGAAAGGCTTATGGGGATTCGGCCTTACCGAACCAACAGCCGGATCAGATGCTGGCGGCAGCAAAACAACAGCTGTTCTTGACGGCAATGAATGGGTCATTAACGGGTCTAAAATATTCATCACCAATGCTGCCTGCGATATGACCATGGGGGTCACTGTCCAGGCCATCACAGGCACAAGGGGCAATGGCAAACCCGAGTATTCCTGTATTCTTGTTGAGACAGGAACACCCGGGTTTAAAGCCGTAACCATGAAAAAAAAATTCATGTGGCGTGCTTCCAACACGGCTGAACTCTATTTTGATGATGTCAGGGTTCCCAAAGAGAACATTCTGGGTAAAAAAGGCGACGGATTTCACCAGATGCTGGCAACCCTTGACGGAGGAAGGCTCTCCATAGGGGCTATGGGCCTTGGCGGCGCACAGGGAGCCTATGAACTTGGATTGAAATATGCCCGGACAAGAGAGCAGTTCGGACAGCCCATTTCCAAATTCCAGGCCATTGCCTTCAAGCTGGCAGACTGTGCCATGGAAATCGAGTGCGCCAGAAACCTTTTATACAAAGCCTGCTGGCTGAAAAGCAATAACCGGCCCTTTGAAAAAGAGGCTGCCATGGGCAAGCTTTATTGTTCCGAAGTGATGTCAAGAGTAGTCGATCATGCCGTCCAGATCCACGGGGGATATGGTCTCATGAAAGAATATGATGTGGAAAGGTTTTACAGAGATCAGAAGCTCCTGGAAATCGGTGAAGGGACTTCCGAAGTCCAGCGAATTGTAATTTCACGATATATTGGCTGTTAA
- a CDS encoding acetoacetate--CoA ligase, whose protein sequence is MSKLLWQPSEERIKSTNMYRFMKLVNEKFNTNLTDYPSLWEWSVDNLEDFWSTTWDFIDIKASRLYEKAIDDPTKMPGANFFVNSKLNFAENLLRFRNDNIALIFKGENSVQRTLTYNQLYDEVAKTAASLKALGIQKGDRVVGFIPNMPESIIAMLAATSLGAIWSSCSPDFGIKGVLDRFGQTRPKVLFTADGYFFKGKPLDSIKKIAGIVKEIPSIEKIVVIPYVSKEADIDSLPNSVLFKDFKDPDETEIQFEQMNFDDPLYVMYSSGTTGLPKCMVQSVGGVLLHQKKELVLHTDLKEDDTIFYFTTCGWMMWNWLTCSLSVGATLVLYDGNPFYPGPDALWKMAQDEKITIFGTSAGYIEALKNTGVKPGKQFDLSALKSVLSTGSPLSDENFEFIYNEVKKDIQLASIAGGSDLNGCFFLGNPMGPVYTGELQCKGLGMKVYAYDETGTPVVGQQAELVCTAPFPSMPVFFWGDEDGSKYHSAYFDAYPGIWTHGDFIMITENGGVIMLGRSDATLNPGGVRIGTAEIYRRLDAMEELEDSVIVGQSWDNDVRVILFVKLAKGFDLTNDLQNKIRTDIRANASPRHVPAKIIECPDIPYTLNMKKVELAVKKMIEGKEVKNKDALKNPDALDFFADIEELKS, encoded by the coding sequence ATGTCAAAACTCTTATGGCAACCGTCAGAAGAAAGAATCAAAAGCACCAACATGTATCGGTTCATGAAGCTTGTGAATGAAAAATTTAATACGAACTTAACAGACTATCCTTCCCTTTGGGAATGGTCAGTGGACAACCTTGAGGATTTCTGGTCAACCACCTGGGATTTTATCGATATCAAGGCGTCACGACTCTATGAAAAGGCCATTGATGATCCAACCAAGATGCCCGGTGCAAATTTTTTTGTCAACTCCAAGCTAAATTTTGCTGAGAACCTTTTACGATTCAGAAATGACAACATCGCCTTGATATTCAAAGGTGAAAATTCTGTTCAAAGAACCCTGACCTATAATCAACTCTATGATGAAGTGGCCAAAACAGCCGCCTCGTTAAAAGCACTTGGCATACAAAAAGGCGACCGAGTGGTTGGATTTATTCCCAATATGCCAGAGAGCATCATTGCCATGCTGGCAGCCACAAGCCTGGGTGCCATATGGTCTTCCTGTTCTCCTGACTTTGGGATCAAAGGGGTTCTGGACCGGTTCGGTCAAACCAGGCCCAAGGTATTGTTTACGGCTGACGGATATTTTTTCAAGGGAAAACCCCTAGACAGCATCAAAAAAATTGCCGGCATTGTCAAAGAAATTCCCTCCATTGAAAAAATTGTTGTGATTCCCTATGTATCAAAGGAAGCAGATATCGACTCTTTGCCTAATTCCGTGTTATTCAAGGATTTTAAAGATCCTGATGAAACAGAGATACAATTCGAGCAGATGAATTTTGATGACCCGCTTTATGTCATGTATTCTTCTGGAACCACAGGACTGCCCAAATGCATGGTACAGAGTGTAGGCGGTGTCCTTTTACACCAGAAAAAAGAACTGGTTCTGCATACGGATCTGAAAGAAGACGACACCATTTTCTATTTTACCACCTGCGGCTGGATGATGTGGAACTGGCTGACCTGTTCCTTAAGTGTGGGTGCAACCCTTGTTCTTTATGACGGTAATCCATTCTACCCCGGCCCTGATGCCTTATGGAAAATGGCCCAGGATGAAAAAATTACAATTTTCGGCACCAGCGCAGGCTATATTGAAGCCTTAAAAAATACCGGGGTAAAACCGGGAAAACAATTTGACCTGTCGGCCTTAAAATCAGTTCTTTCAACCGGTTCACCCTTATCGGATGAAAACTTTGAATTCATCTACAATGAAGTCAAAAAGGATATTCAGCTGGCTTCCATAGCCGGTGGATCAGATCTTAACGGCTGTTTTTTCTTAGGCAACCCCATGGGGCCGGTATATACAGGTGAACTCCAATGCAAGGGCCTTGGCATGAAGGTTTATGCATATGATGAAACCGGAACTCCTGTGGTGGGTCAACAGGCTGAACTTGTCTGTACAGCGCCCTTCCCTTCCATGCCCGTTTTCTTCTGGGGGGATGAGGATGGATCAAAATACCATTCTGCCTATTTTGATGCCTATCCTGGAATCTGGACCCATGGCGATTTTATCATGATCACTGAAAACGGCGGAGTCATAATGCTTGGCCGTTCCGATGCCACACTGAATCCAGGTGGTGTCAGGATCGGTACGGCTGAAATCTACCGTCGCCTGGATGCCATGGAAGAACTTGAAGACTCTGTAATTGTAGGACAATCCTGGGACAATGATGTCAGGGTTATCCTCTTTGTTAAACTGGCCAAAGGGTTTGATCTTACCAACGACCTTCAAAATAAAATCAGGACCGACATCAGGGCCAATGCTTCTCCAAGACATGTACCGGCTAAAATCATCGAATGCCCGGACATTCCCTATACGCTCAACATGAAGAAAGTCGAGCTGGCGGTTAAAAAAATGATCGAGGGCAAAGAAGTAAAAAACAAAGATGCATTAAAAAATCCCGATGCATTAGATTTCTTTGCTGATATTGAAGAACTGAAATCCTGA
- a CDS encoding TetR/AcrR family transcriptional regulator, translated as MGRFKKSKTPLSGGDVPTQIKNPELVSKRRRQIIDSTVKLFIEHGYHKTTTRMIAKAANFSIGSLYEYVSSKEDLLYLVCNAIHEEVRDAVEKALSNKDKGKERLAEAIRQYFYVCDKMGDHILLMYQVTQFLPEKWKKRVLVNELDITDVFINALSSLSGKDIFPTLDAKILNLVGHNISVLGQMWAFRRWHMQRNFTIEEYIDIQTDFIFGLIF; from the coding sequence TTGGGAAGATTTAAAAAATCCAAGACGCCTTTATCCGGCGGCGACGTTCCGACACAAATAAAGAATCCTGAACTGGTGAGTAAGCGACGGCGTCAGATTATTGATTCTACGGTTAAATTGTTTATTGAACACGGATATCATAAGACTACAACCAGGATGATTGCAAAAGCTGCTAATTTTTCCATTGGTTCTTTATACGAATACGTCAGTTCCAAAGAAGATCTTTTGTATCTGGTATGTAATGCCATTCACGAAGAAGTCCGGGATGCGGTTGAAAAAGCCCTGTCAAATAAGGATAAGGGAAAAGAAAGGCTTGCCGAGGCCATTCGTCAATATTTTTATGTCTGCGATAAGATGGGAGACCATATTCTTCTCATGTATCAGGTTACCCAGTTTCTGCCGGAAAAATGGAAAAAAAGGGTTCTTGTCAACGAGTTGGATATTACGGATGTTTTTATCAATGCGCTTTCTTCGCTTTCCGGAAAAGATATCTTTCCAACGCTTGATGCTAAAATATTGAATCTTGTGGGTCACAATATATCGGTTCTGGGTCAGATGTGGGCGTTTAGGCGATGGCATATGCAACGCAATTTTACTATTGAAGAATATATTGATATTCAGACCGATTTCATCTTTGGCTTGATATTTTAA